TGCACATATCCATGACAGATGTTGCAGTAGCATatacataaaaaacaataaaattgatTGAGTAATTATCATGTATGGTTGAACTTATTGAGGTGAAAAGAATGATGCCCTGACAGTTTTTttatcagaataataataataacgaaaTATCGCATACAACACTTAGCTAATGGCTAATCAAATAATGTAAACATCAGAATCTCACCTTAGATAAGTAAAATTCTGGATAGAAAaacttattattaaaaaaacagcaCATATTTTCCTACATAAATTCTCCAGAGACACTCCTCCCTATGTAGACTTAGCTACTGCAGATCTCTACCTTTGGtttgttaatgttttaaatcTGTTTGATTTGTAAAAACAGTACAAAAAATActgctgtataaaaaaaaaagtgtatcaaGCTCTCATGTTTCCTCATGAAAATTGCAcagcattattttaaaaaatctttttCCTCTTCAAATTAATAAGCTGGTATTATAAGTGTCATCACAGTTGCCGAAAGGcacatctctttctctcactAGTTTTTACTTTCTTCAGTATAACTACACTTTATATTGCTGCACTTCtaatccagttctatattattCATACTGTCAAGTCATCTGACCTTGCACGGCTGCTGGCCTTGCTTAGGCTGCTTAGCGGTCGTGTATCTTCTATCGTCTCACTGGCTTCCACGTCCGCTTCCACAGCCAACTCATCCTCTTCTTCGTCCCTACTTAGAACTCCGGTCACACTTGGCCTTATCACAGTCATCTGGGCATAAGAGGGCAGCGTTTCGTCATACACCTTCGACACGTCTTTCTTGGGTGCCGATGCCTCATTGGATTTCTCCCCAAATGACTTGTAAGAAGTCCCTACTACCTCTGTCATGGTGAAGAAGTGCGATGTGGCTTTGTCCTCTTCCAATAGCTTGTAGCCTTTAGCTTTCTGGATAGAGGAGTCTGCCATGGAAGCCAAGGCCTTCTCGGGCACCCCTGGTCCCTCAACTTGTGGCCGGGCTGGTTTACGGAACACAAAGTGGATCTTTTTCAGACCTAAATGGCTAATTTCCACAAAGTTGAGGAAAAGCGAGACACAGGCCACAGCCAGCATGAAGATGATGAAAACAGTTTTCTCCGTAGGTCTTGAGACAAAACAATCAACCGTATTTGGGCATGGCCAGCGGCTGCACTTGTAGAGTGGCAGGATTCGGAAGCCATACAGATAGTACTGACCCACCACAAAGCCTACTTCAAAGAGAGTCTTGAAGATAATGTGGCAGATATAGGTCCTTAACAGAGTGCCCTCTAGACGGAACTTCTTGCTGCCCTTTGTGCTTGTCTCCTTGGGTGTACGGAGACTACCCTGATCGGGTGCAAGTGGCAGCCTTTCCTCATTTTCTTGCAGCCTGTTTAGCTCTGCCTCCTCCCGTTCTTTGCGTTTTTCCTCCATATGTACATGGTGGACCGCATGACCCACGTACACCAAAGAGGGTGTGGAAACAAAGATGATCTGGAGTACCCAAAGCCGAATGTGTGAAATGGGGAAGGCCTCATCATAGCAAACATTCTCGCAACCTGGCTGCTGCGTGTTGCACACATAATCCGACTGTTCGTCACCCCACACGAACTCCTGCAGCGGTGCCCAGGATGAGGATTCGGAAGATGAAGAGGACGGTCAGCCACACCCTACCGATTACCGTTGAATGCTCGTTTACTTCCTCAAGGATGTTACCTAAGAAACTCCAGTCACCCATGGTTGACTGTCAGCACTGCAGATAGGAAGAGCAAACAAAGAAATGCTTGATATTGGGCAGCGATATAAACAATTTTTGTGTTGAAATTTTAACAATAGAGAATGTAAAAGTTACATTCCATAATGTAGGTTGACCAGAATAATATACAGATGCAAAGATGGACAGTTTGGTAAAAGATAATTTAGTCTgtgacaaaaataattcaaaacttATTTACATCATGTTGCAGCATCAGTTCCATCAGATAATCATCTAGTATACGCAAtatcctttaaaaaaacaatcaaatcaaGCCATGACTTTATATATACCCTAGTCAAACAAACAAGCCAAACAAGTGTATAGGTATGCACCCCCTCTATAAATTCACATCAACATTCAAAAGTTAGCCAGACTGTTAATGGTGTAAAATGGGCAACTTGCCACAGAAAGAGCTCCAGAGTATTTGCGTTCCACCTTCTCTTGGCACACTGTGGTGTGAAGTGAACTTTTTGCTCTATGGTTCCCACCTATGGCCTACAATCCTTGTCGCCCGAGTGAGCAGAAGTGAATGAATCCAGTCTGATGGTTGGTTTTTAGTTTGCTTCAATTTTTAAGCTGGGAGCCAGACAGCCTTTATTAAGAGGGCGACGAATGGTGACGCACAGTACAATAGGATTCACAAACACAAATGGGAATGTATGTGACACAGGCATTTGGAAAAGTGTGATTTTAGAGGAGTAAACTTGACATGGCGCTTACTAAAAGCATGTGTCTTAGTAGACAAGGCTTTTTCTGTGATATTTACTATTCTGTCATATACTTTAGCTCAAAGGAACTGAGCATTGAATTGGAAAGATGGGCTCATCAGAAAAAGATGAAAGTTGTATAAAGCAAGCCTAAATATGATTTTGACGTTTCCCATGCATGTTTGTCAATGgttcacatttattttgtaaCCCTGTACAAAATATAGAAGGCTAATGCTATGCTAAATGCTAAAAACATCATAGAAATTTGTGATAAATCTGTTCAACTTTGAAAAATATGGTAGCTAAATGGTTTTAAGGCATGCAACAGGCTAGTTTGATCATTAGCAAAAGAAAGCTAATCTGCTTTGTGGAGTACTTAAATCTTTGAACTtgacttatttaaaataaataaagcattatcAAACAAACATGTAAATGTTTTGGTGTGACTCCTTGAGACAAAAACACACTAAGGAACCAGATATTGTTTTGCAGTATAAACTACTGATACAGTCACTGTAGtgcatcccttacaaaaaatctaaactagctctAATCTAATCTTTCCGCTTGttatatttacattcaaattagcttttgattcaccacaaatgtttgccagaagtttgcagatcTTCgatggtagtggtgaacctctggcaaacctttagCAACATTGGACAATTTgcagtgaactctcaattttcGTAAGGATTTCCTGATAAATGGTTGATAACACTGCTAGTCCAAACTAaagtaaaatacaatttaatatttttttcaatatctCATATGACCCTCTGACATAATGCTTCatgcatttttaacaaaacaGAATCATTATAATCTCCATTTTACCTTCATTCAGGGAATGtatgaaagggaatgtaaatttgGTTGTTTTTTTACCTGGCTCAATTCACCAATGTAGGCTGAGTGAAATTTGGTATGAGTTGGGAATTGTGTATCTCAAGCCTATCTGGCAGGTTATATTTGCATGTAAAACTACAAAATCTTTACACTTCTGCTTCTCCAATTCAGTTTGGCAACATGAGGCCAAAAGAGTCAAGTCTACTAAGTCAGAACAACAATGAATAATCCCTCTCTGGACAATGCTTCAGCCTGTGTGCACCACTTTTTATCCAACTGTAATTTGCTCTAGAAATGACATCATGGGCTAAGCGTTGCCGTTTAATGATGTTCAGTGGTTAGTTATGAGTtatatatgtgtggcagcgggggcgtggtcaagcatccgttgggagagacagagagcggtaggggtgcatacacctgagccaaacTATGACTAAtacctgtctctaattgtagtgagattggggagagcggcataaaaggaccACGACAGTGCCAGATCATCAGGATCCCGGTAAGGATCAAGGGAAGTATACAGCAAGCCTTGGTGGACATGGATTGTAACCAGACCACTTTCCACCAATGCTTGCTTCAAAATGAGGCTTTGGGCACAACTAAAAGGGTGAGGGTAAAATGTGTTCATGGGGACATTAAATTTAGGGGAACAAGGCATAGAGTGGTGGCTGAGTTTAGTTtctgcctcacccatccgctgataTTGGGGACTAAATGGCCTTAATTTAGAAACATATTAAAGGGAATTTTCGCAGATTGGTAATGCACAAAAGCGATGAGATGTCAAATGTGCGATACTATGGCGGAGGAGGCAGAGCCAGGGCCATCTACATCAGCTCCACGTCAGGATGACGTGAGTGGGGGAGAGGCTGCAGCCCCTCCTACCCTCGGGGAAATTCCTGAaggggccttcaccctctgcttggatcatgccccactccaatggctccaccgtaTGGAGGATAACAACGTGCGGATCACcttgtggtatctggcactccagccctttaaattcaaggtggtccacagaccgggagcTCAGATGGCTGTCACAGACTTCCTGTCCAGAaatggggggttggggggggtgGTAGGCAGTCCAGATGTTTACCTGGTCTGAGTCGGGCAGTGGAgatatgtggcagcaggggcatggtcatgcatggagagagagagtggtaatgGCGCATACACCTGaaccaaattatgactaacacctgtctctaattgtagtGAGATTGGGGAGAGCGACATAAAAGGACCACGGCAGTGCCAGATCATGAGAGAGAGACTGGGTCGAGAGCCTTACTGTGAAGCTGATATGTAAGTGTGAAGCTGTAAGTGGCTAATTAAAAGTTATCTACCAATGTTTGAAGAATACAGCTCCCGGTGTCCTTCTTTGTTACAATATGTTTGGGGGGAAAGGTGCTggatatttgtatatgcaaactAGTATCCATATTAAGGTCACAAATCCTCTACAATGGTTCACAAGTAGGTGTAAAGAACATTTATAATATAACTATTGTACAAGAATAACAGGGCAACCCCAAAGACCCCATTGCATGGGGATGAAAAACAAAGGCAGGCAGATCACCTAAAAACATCCTCTACTATCATTGAACCACCAGAAAATAACTGGATCAAAAGTGATGCCTCCAAATTTTTCAGTGCATGAGAATCAAAAGTAGACAGCTTTTACTTTTTGGGATGAATGCGTGTCTGATTATTCAGAACATGGAATCAGAAGTCATAAAAGCAAAAAATGCTTTGAGCAGATATAAGCACATGGAGTTTTATCTTCCGTCTTTGATGACTTTTGACAATCTAGCATCACTGATTACATTGATGTAGTTGTCTACTGACCTCCTTGGCAACCTGACAGTAAATAAACTAGATTTACAAATGACACtgtatgtggagcggaggggggcggggccggtcggaatatcgcgcgcctggtccccaatcagcctgatgaggcgcgcgagggataaaggcggccggtgacgattgttcgagagagagagaattacggacatgtccgtcatgtgtgtttgtttatgtttgtgctttgagttttattaaatatgatttatgttgactagccggttatcgcctcctccttgcccatcctttaactgtgttacactgtaTTATAACCATAGAAGGACTTACCCTCTACTTGTCAAAACACTGTTTCGTGGATAAAAAGCCCTACAGAGTTCATACTGTAAGTAGTGCAACACGTTCTACATAAAGTATGTGCCATTGTTCTAATGATAGCTTGATCCTGGAACCTACATTTAAAGGTGGTACTTGTTGATGTTGCCAGTGATGGTAGACTAAGCCAGCAGCAGAGTGGTGAATAGATGTTGGGATTTCAAACAAAGGCATGATGTCATGATGAAGCCCGCTATGTCTATTGAATGTGCGCATTGAGGCATGATCCCAGATTGTGCGAATGAAGCAGGCCCCGGTCTATGGCTAAGCATTGGACCATCCCTCAAACAAAGTTATCTTACAGTGATCTGCCTACATGCCATCGCTACACGTTTCCTGCTCATGAAGGACAAATTAGCTGACAGCTATAAAAATACATAGGATGAGGGAAATGGCTAGCATTAGCCTATAGGTACATGTCCCATGTACTCTCAATCTCACTACATACAACTTTGTTTACATTGTATGACAACTACAGCAAATTTAGAGGGAAAGTTtaggtttatttaaaatgattgtgtCCAAGAAAGTCTTGCAGGTTTAGCTAGTTTAGAAGCCTGCTAGGAAAACCAGctcaccagcatccaaaacataaCACATGCTGGTAACCAACCATACAGGTATTTTCAGAAGGGTCATAAGcatttttgttgatttaacaTCTAAATCAGAATCCCTCAAGGGGTCACTTAATGTCTTTGTGCTTAATATTAAAGTGAAGTACCAGTTTCTCTATTGAAACAGAAGTAGGTTCTATGTCAAAATGTTGTTCTGGGCTCACTCAGAATTCCTGCATGGTTTGTTTGCATATGTCCATCTCTTTGATCTTCTGTGGTAATCCTCATTAATCTCTATTCCAGCACCAGCCATTTGATGGATCCAGTGTGGGTCTCTCTTACCTGTTCTTTGTGCATACCAGAGATACCAGCAACAAGTGCAGAGGATTTACCTGAATCAGTTCACTTCCATTCCATGTGGGAGACCGAAGAGTGAATGAATCCACATTACAGCCTTTTCTATGAATGAGATTATCAAACTgtctttctcctttctctgaaCGTCCCTCTCTAAAATAGCAAAATCACTTGCAATACAATAGAGAACACTCTTGGTTAACATCCTGGGTGGGAGGAAGCAGACACACTGGCTAATTCAAATGTCTGCTAGCtaccttgagacatcacacaggtcacataaactacaacctagatatcatatagagactgtgtctgttccccgaactaccaaacacaaacccctcactaaataatttagaaaaaaatgtattacggtaaaactacaaaaaaaaataaaataattataataaatttgaagataaacatcatataaagatagggatactaaacattagatctctttcaaccaaaacactaattgtaaatgaaatgataACAGATAATAGTTTGGATactctctgtttgactgaaatctgtcttaaaccagatgaatatattagtttaaatgaatctacccCCAGGTTATTGATGTAAAAAggagccttgtctgaagggttGAGGGGGTGGTGTTGCTATAATTTAGGGTGATGTTTTTTGTGTTACTAAGAGGACAggataagtttaagtcttttgaactaataatggtTAATGTAACAccttcagatataaataaaaaatgtctgtctacttttgcccttgctacagtatatagatcacctgggccttattcttatccttggtgaatttgcaaattcagATCTAGTAGTTGCTGTAGATAGAACTATAAttattggtgacttcaacattcacacaggtaatgaaaatgacacattgtgcttagcatttatcgatattataactggagtcagacaaaatgtaacaggaccaactcatcccgataatcatacactagatttaattagATCATCTGGAATTGATGTTGAAATTCtaccacagagcgatgacatctcagatcattacctcgtctttTTTATGCTGCGATCATCTattgttactcaatctacaccatgttatcattcaggtagaacaatTATTTTGGCCACTAAAGATtgtttcactaataatcttccagatctatctcatacactcagtaagtcccaaagtctagaagaactttataaaataacagaaaatacagtcttctctagcactcttgatattgtcgccccccttcaattaaagtaaaataaagtaaaaatcccTGCACCATGCTGGCTCAAAAACTCCTTGGTCAGCATATGTTagaaaactcatagaaaataaccacaaaaatcctACATTTTTATTCAGTTCTGTGgcaaaattggttaggaataaatcctcaactgaaccagatattctgtcacagcacaatagtaatgacttgacaaaattgaaataatcagaaataacactggaattatgcaatcatctgtcacagtacctcagaaaacattgtctcataattttcctcacgtgcaacttcaatccttcctGTAATAGGTCTTGAAGAGCTAACAAATCTTAGTGAAACATCAAAGCCACAagatgtatgttagatccaataccaactaagctcttaagaggtattccctgcaatctcagaacctctttttaatattattaactcctcgctatccttaggacatgtcccaagaaactttaaaatggcagttttaAAACAGCTTAAGCCACCACAacatgatcctggagaattggctaattatagaataatttcaaatctcccatttatgtcgaaaatactagaaaaggttgtGTCCTCCCAATTATGTTAATTTCTagagaaaagaagaaatagtatatatgaacaaattCAGTCAGGAATTAGGTCACACCACTTTATGATATGACTATactaatgacttgctcttatcatctgatcgcagctgcatttctcttcaagtgcatttagatcttagtgctgtctttgacatgatagatcatgatattctcttgaataggctggagaattatgttggcatttgtggacaggcattagcatggtctaggtcctatttagcagactgctaccactttgtctgtgtaaacaaggaattgtcaaatcaaacaaaatgatGGAGTGccgcagggatcagttttagggcctcttcttttctacttatatatgcttccccagggagatattatcaggaatcatggaataagtttccactgttatgctgatgatatccaactttatatttcttcgaattCTGATGAAATTTTGcatttctccaaattagcagtgtatcaatgaaatcaaagatttgaTGGTCAGAAAtttcttctactcaattccgacaaaacagaagtactagttattggaccaaaaccctctaaaaataagctgctaaaatataattagactctcgatggatgtacagtTACGTCGTCTTCTACAGTGTAGAACTTTTTTATTCATCTATATTTAAagcttaatattatttaatactaCTACAATTTAATATAGGATACTATTATATCATTAAAGTGAGCATTTGGAATATTGTATGCAATACTAAGACGTAGGCTATTTCTTCTTTATTTAAGGCATATTTTGTGCACCTTTTATATTGAATGCCACATGAAATAATGGTCTCTAGATTTTTACTTCATTGCGTTGGAGATGTCACAGCTGATTGGTTAAGCATCTGTTAGCAATCCGTTATCCAAAACAAACACTTCTACAGAGCAGGCTAGCCGTGTAGAGTAAGTTACTATGGTGATGAACACCGCTAAAAGCTGACCCACCTTCATGGTACCTAAAACTAAGAGTTGAGAAACAAAACTGAAACTTACCTGGCTAGCCACCTAAACCTGCTTCATGGTATATGCCACAGCTTTACTAGCTcagttttgctggtgaacagcaCAGCTATGCTGGTCCTCCAACTAGACCAGCACCAGCTTAGACTATCATTAAAATTCCTACTAGTCTaagattgttttcttttgttattcCTGCTGAAAAAAAACTATCTTCAATAGGACATTCCTTTTAGGACACATCCTTGTAACATTAAAATAGATCTATAAGTATGGCTACATGATCAACTTCAAAGACCCAAAATTGACCAGAGACAAAGTGTCCACATACATAGTAACACaatttaaaatagttattttcctGCAAGTATTGTAATAAATGTCCATTCAACCACACCCTGGCTTTTAATGTATCATATATGATACCGAATTGGCAGGAGAAAGGCTGGAGGAAAGGTAATCAATTATTCTATCCAATCTCACAGGAAATGGATATGGGACTTCCTGTGTGTAAGCATGGGTTTAGGTAAAGCAAGAGGAAATAAAAGCCCATGGCAATACAATGAAGAGATGGAAGATAGAGTGGTCATAAGTCACAAAGATTTGTGCAATGGCCCTGTAATAAAatttaaggtaaaaaaatatgcaagaaaagttttaaagggaaaaCCATTATGACAATCCCATGCTTAATACTTTATAGATATCACAGTTTCATTATCTGTTAATGCatggttttctgtaaagctgctttgaaacgatgtgtgttgtgaaaggcgctatacaaataaaaatgacttggttTGAATTGATGGTCTTGACTGATTTTCAAGTCAAGGTTCATTGAGTGTGTCCAGGGCTCATTCTTAAAAGTTGCTTAACAAATGGGCAATACTTAAAGGCAAATCCCTCTGGGCAGGACTCAGCAGGGCACCTTAATGATAAGGATAACACATTCAAGAGTAGTTAAGTTGAAATATTGGACAGGAAGGATAGACGGTTTAAGAGAGGAAAGGAGGCCATGTATGTAAAAATGGAGCAAACATCTTTGAACTTAATTAGAAAAGCTGTTAATGATCAACAATCTAGTTCATTCAGAGAGAAGGAATCccattaaagctgatgtgtgatattttttttatgttaaaatttatTCTGGTATACCAGCTTAAAATAAGGAAAAAAGTATAAGCAAGACATTTGTAAttctgtggcgctatcaaaactatttgtcatttatttgtttgaatgaccCATCCAACCCAACACAGCAACAATGGACCAACCAATGGCATGATTTCAAACTGATTACACAAAAACAGGTTGAAAGTTTTACTGCTTAAATCGGTCTTTGCTTACCAAAACTTcggccccagtggccaaagatggaagtgttgttgaacatatgggcaggTGAGGGCATCCGGTATAGgcatgaaatgtccacagagtgtcaCCTAAAgcaattgtatttttagttgtaaatgatgtaatacagtaaatACAACGCAAATGTAATTTTACTCTAACCCTAAACAAAACCCTGAACCTTAACCTCACCagcagtggagtaaaaatgtaattttacagtaaaaatgcaacctccaaatcgtacccaccattgtttatgtgaacgtgattccttcctggtttccatggcacCAGAACCTGCTTGTCAGTATTtcggctgaatggggttgattccAGAGTACATGAACTTTTGGAAGCATGCAACATGTCAATttctcatgtgatcatgttggtgaaTTTGGGGCAGAGCTGGCTATGTAGACTATCAATGGAATATAGGGGGAGTTTTTGTGTTAGAAAACAGTAATagtttttgcaatttaatttggtaCCACTGGCGgtgcgcagaaattacacatttcagcttcaacaaaataaaaatgcatgcaaCATTTGTCAGATCGTCTGGTTGTCTGGCACTTTCTCTCAGCTAGGACTCTGTCAGGGTATAGTCAGAACTGTTTTTAAAACTAGGAAAGAGAAGGGTCCACTCTCTCAAAGGTGATAACCCTGATCTACTGGGTGTCTCTATCACTCGCCAATGTTTTGCAGCTAAAAATAGAGGGAGGAGATTTTAGCATCATGATAATAGGTTGTGAAATACAAACAACACCATTAGTTCTTGTATATGCAGAAAACTTCACACCTTCGGTTTCGGTTTTAAATATCATTCAacccacaaagaaaaacaaatagatGTAGATTTCACAGTTTTGCAGCAGCTTAGACATTGCCTTCTAACATTGTGGAAACCTGGGTATCTGCCTTAAACTACTTTCGTGTGAAAGTTTGTCTAACtaacttttaatgtaaacttTATTCCAATGGGACAGCTGGGGAAAAGCCAGGTTCCCTTTCGATTCAGTTCTCTTGAAATT
This DNA window, taken from Xyrauchen texanus isolate HMW12.3.18 chromosome 5, RBS_HiC_50CHRs, whole genome shotgun sequence, encodes the following:
- the LOC127644450 gene encoding LOW QUALITY PROTEIN: gap junction alpha-8 protein-like (The sequence of the model RefSeq protein was modified relative to this genomic sequence to represent the inferred CDS: inserted 2 bases in 1 codon), translated to MGDWSFLGNILEEVNEHSTVIGRVWLTVLFIFRILILGTAAGVXVWGDEQSDYVCNTQQPGCENVCYDEAFPISHIRLWVLQIIFVSTPSLVYVGHAVHHVHMEEKRKEREEAELNRLQENEERLPLAPDQGSLRTPKETSTKGSKKFRLEGTLLRTYICHIIFKTLFEVGFVVGQYYLYGFRILPLYKCSRWPCPNTVDCFVSRPTEKTVFIIFMLAVACVSLFLNFVEISHLGLKKIHFVFRKPARPQVEGPGVPEKALASMADSSIQKAKGYKLLEEDKATSHFFTMTEVVGTSYKSFGEKSNEASAPKKDVSKVYDETLPSYAQMTVIRPSVTGVLSRDEEEDELAVEADVEASETIEDTRPLSSLSKASSRARSDDLTV